A genomic window from Thunnus maccoyii chromosome 2, fThuMac1.1, whole genome shotgun sequence includes:
- the pecam1b gene encoding platelet endothelial cell adhesion molecule isoform X3, producing the protein MGLLLLLTSTLLSSYFHPWRVVDAQALFTIKGITLSIEPSDDVIRDTSVILKCQAVVSSSGQEPLSRHYTIYKDGEEVYTKTSSTSEDLLYRLPEARVSNTGKYKCQITIEDKKMISDFKRLTVTGLSVPEVHLNKAVISEGEEVTARCMAPGETGSIIFYFYEDSKEILEKKVNSNQTEVKHRFNSVGIHKVHCAYTVLVMPDSFKSKDSNTVPISVKEYPITLVLDISPTYKIYEGDRLDISCTIIKSQHSSQSIQLFLSQGTQLLRSESTKTKVSHNMTALAKNSGEFECRLVMGNVVKVATKTISVTELFSVPILTMSPAEVFEKEYMKLTCKSESFASEKLRREELIYSLDPSKNALSQNNGEFSGLALQHDLNYTCIARAKGIVKHSNTLTVRPKVPVSNPKISVVDKVVLKQPFKILCKSDNGSLPINYTLLKDKSQLSTISVKLPIQKALFTVTVTHTDEISKYTCEAKNSHKKSLVSEKLNATVIVPVSRPTLTVIPPLPEISEGDHLYLICGTQGTPPVTFKWYRVGNKQPLFTTTSNNNHTNYQVSGLTKQHSGTYYCEAVNHANNAVSSELVDIEVNLATWKKALIGGFCLLVVSVLVVVLVLCFRSKRVRVDKAVTSVWSERPPEEAANDEETSMVSNEPDVEYTEVVHPRAADSAKVPLRKGTDTVYSELQNAPHGAADHHDYGSVEYAELNGEQPEINHCSPEVNNYQDLPVPVD; encoded by the exons ATGGGCCTCCTACTACTGCTCACCTCCACGCTCCTGTCCAGCT ACTTCCATCCATGGAGAGTGGTGGACGCGCAGGCAT TATTCACAATAAAAGGCATCACCCTATCCATCGAGCccagtgatgatgtcattcGAGACACCAGTGTGATACTGAAATGCCAGGCCGTTGTCAGCAGCTCAGGGCAGGAGCCACTGAGTCGTCATTACACCATATACAAGGACGGGGAAGAAGTCTACACCAAGACATCCAGCACCTCGGAGGATCTTCTGTACCGACTGCCCGAGGCCAGAGTCTCCAACACCGGCAAATATAAGTGCCAGATCACCATTGAGGACAAAAAGATGATCAGCGATTTTAAGAGACTCACAGTAACAG GCCTGTCAGTACCAGAGGTCCACCTTAACAAGGCTGTGATCAGTGAGGGGGAGGAGGTAACAGCCAGGTGCATGGCACCTGGTGAGACAGGCTCCATCATTTTCTACTTCTACGAAGACTCCAAAGAGATCTTGGAGAAGAAGGTCAACTCCAACCAGACTGAGGTGAAGCATCGCTTCAACAGCGTTGGCATCCACAAAGTTCACTGTGCCTACACTGTCCTCGTGATGCCAGACTCCTTCAAGTCCAAAGATAGCAACACTGTCCCCATTTCAGTCAAAG AGTATCCCATCACACTGGTTTTGGACATTTCCCCTACGTACAAGATCTATGAAGGAGACAGACTCGACATCTCGTGCACCATCATAAAGTCTCAGCATAGCTCTCAAAGTATCCAACTGTTCTTGAGCCAGGGGACCCAACTTCTCCGCAGTGAAAGCACTAAAACCAAAGTCAGCCACAACATGACCGCACTGGCAAAGAACTCAGGGGAGTTTGAGTGCAGATTAGTGATGGGAAATGTAGTGAAAGTTGCCACGAAGACGATTTCAGTGACAG AGCTGTTTTCAGTGCCCATTCTCACCATGTCTCCTGCTGAAGTCTTTGAAAAGGAATATATGAAACTAACCTGCAAAAGTGAAAGCTTTGCCTCTGAAAAACTCCGCAGGGAAGAGTTGATATACTCTCTGGATCCATCCAAAAACGCACTGAGCCAAAACAATGGGGAATTTTCTGGCTTGGCCCTGCAGCATGATTTGAACTATACCTGCATAGCTCGAGCCAAGGGCATCGTGAAACACAGTAACACCCTGACTGTTCGTCCTAAAG tTCCTGTCTCCAATCCAAAGATCTCGGTGGTTGACAAGGTGGTCCTCAAACAGCCCTTCAAGATACTCTGTAAGTCGGACAATGGCAGCCTGCCAATAAACTACACCTTGCTGAAGGACAAAAGCCAACTGAGCACCATCAGCGTCAAGCTGCCCATTCAAAAAGCGCTCTTCACAGTCACCGTCACCCATACTGATGAAATAAGCAAGTATACGTGCGAGGCAAAGAATAGTCACAAGAAAAGCCTGGTCAGTGAAAAACTCAACGCTACTGTCATAG tgcCTGTTTCGAGGCCGACTCTGACCGTCATCCCCCCCTTGCCCGAAATCTCTGAGGGAGATCATCTTTATTTGATATGTGGTACCCAAGGCACCCCGCCGGTAACCTTTAAGTGGTACCGTGTTGGAAACAAACAGCCGCTGTTCACCACCACCTCCAACAACAATCACACAAACTACCAGGTCTCCGGGTTGACCAAACAGCACAGCGGCACCTACTACTGTGAGGCCGTCAACCACGCCAACAATGCTGTCAGCAGCGAGTTGGTCGACATAGAGG tTAACCTGGCAACGTGGAAGAAAGCTTTGATCGGGGGGTTCTGTCTGCTGGTGGTCTCGGTGCTGGTGGTGGTACTTGTGCTGTGCTTCAGATCcaagagag TGAGAGTGGACAAAGCAGTCACCAGTGTGTGGAGCGAGCGACCGCCTGAAGAAG CAGCCAATGACGAGGAGACCAGCATGGTGTCCAACGAGCCTGATGTGGAGTACACTGAGGTAGTGCATCCCCGGGCAGCAGATTCTGCCAAAG tTCCGCTGAGAAAAGGCACAGACACTGTGTACAGCGAGCTCCAAAACGCTCCACATG GTGCTGCTGACCATCATGACTAT GGTTCAGTAGAATACGCTGAGCTCAACGGGGAACAACCTGAGATCAATCACTGCAGTCCAGAGGTCAACAACTACCAGGACCTGCCGGTGCCGGTGGATTAA
- the pecam1b gene encoding platelet endothelial cell adhesion molecule isoform X2 has translation MGLLLLLTSTLLSSYFHPWRVVDAQALFTIKGITLSIEPSDDVIRDTSVILKCQAVVSSSGQEPLSRHYTIYKDGEEVYTKTSSTSEDLLYRLPEARVSNTGKYKCQITIEDKKMISDFKRLTVTGLSVPEVHLNKAVISEGEEVTARCMAPGETGSIIFYFYEDSKEILEKKVNSNQTEVKHRFNSVGIHKVHCAYTVLVMPDSFKSKDSNTVPISVKEYPITLVLDISPTYKIYEGDRLDISCTIIKSQHSSQSIQLFLSQGTQLLRSESTKTKVSHNMTALAKNSGEFECRLVMGNVVKVATKTISVTELFSVPILTMSPAEVFEKEYMKLTCKSESFASEKLRREELIYSLDPSKNALSQNNGEFSGLALQHDLNYTCIARAKGIVKHSNTLTVRPKVPVSNPKISVVDKVVLKQPFKILCKSDNGSLPINYTLLKDKSQLSTISVKLPIQKALFTVTVTHTDEISKYTCEAKNSHKKSLVSEKLNATVIVPVSRPTLTVIPPLPEISEGDHLYLICGTQGTPPVTFKWYRVGNKQPLFTTTSNNNHTNYQVSGLTKQHSGTYYCEAVNHANNAVSSELVDIEVNLATWKKALIGGFCLLVVSVLVVVLVLCFRSKRGKREAAAELSVKPSSPKSDDSLRLNLTHDTEVYKAATVRVDKAVTSVWSERPPEEANDEETSMVSNEPDVEYTEVVHPRAADSAKVPLRKGTDTVYSELQNAPHGAADHHDYGSVEYAELNGEQPEINHCSPEVNNYQDLPVPVD, from the exons ATGGGCCTCCTACTACTGCTCACCTCCACGCTCCTGTCCAGCT ACTTCCATCCATGGAGAGTGGTGGACGCGCAGGCAT TATTCACAATAAAAGGCATCACCCTATCCATCGAGCccagtgatgatgtcattcGAGACACCAGTGTGATACTGAAATGCCAGGCCGTTGTCAGCAGCTCAGGGCAGGAGCCACTGAGTCGTCATTACACCATATACAAGGACGGGGAAGAAGTCTACACCAAGACATCCAGCACCTCGGAGGATCTTCTGTACCGACTGCCCGAGGCCAGAGTCTCCAACACCGGCAAATATAAGTGCCAGATCACCATTGAGGACAAAAAGATGATCAGCGATTTTAAGAGACTCACAGTAACAG GCCTGTCAGTACCAGAGGTCCACCTTAACAAGGCTGTGATCAGTGAGGGGGAGGAGGTAACAGCCAGGTGCATGGCACCTGGTGAGACAGGCTCCATCATTTTCTACTTCTACGAAGACTCCAAAGAGATCTTGGAGAAGAAGGTCAACTCCAACCAGACTGAGGTGAAGCATCGCTTCAACAGCGTTGGCATCCACAAAGTTCACTGTGCCTACACTGTCCTCGTGATGCCAGACTCCTTCAAGTCCAAAGATAGCAACACTGTCCCCATTTCAGTCAAAG AGTATCCCATCACACTGGTTTTGGACATTTCCCCTACGTACAAGATCTATGAAGGAGACAGACTCGACATCTCGTGCACCATCATAAAGTCTCAGCATAGCTCTCAAAGTATCCAACTGTTCTTGAGCCAGGGGACCCAACTTCTCCGCAGTGAAAGCACTAAAACCAAAGTCAGCCACAACATGACCGCACTGGCAAAGAACTCAGGGGAGTTTGAGTGCAGATTAGTGATGGGAAATGTAGTGAAAGTTGCCACGAAGACGATTTCAGTGACAG AGCTGTTTTCAGTGCCCATTCTCACCATGTCTCCTGCTGAAGTCTTTGAAAAGGAATATATGAAACTAACCTGCAAAAGTGAAAGCTTTGCCTCTGAAAAACTCCGCAGGGAAGAGTTGATATACTCTCTGGATCCATCCAAAAACGCACTGAGCCAAAACAATGGGGAATTTTCTGGCTTGGCCCTGCAGCATGATTTGAACTATACCTGCATAGCTCGAGCCAAGGGCATCGTGAAACACAGTAACACCCTGACTGTTCGTCCTAAAG tTCCTGTCTCCAATCCAAAGATCTCGGTGGTTGACAAGGTGGTCCTCAAACAGCCCTTCAAGATACTCTGTAAGTCGGACAATGGCAGCCTGCCAATAAACTACACCTTGCTGAAGGACAAAAGCCAACTGAGCACCATCAGCGTCAAGCTGCCCATTCAAAAAGCGCTCTTCACAGTCACCGTCACCCATACTGATGAAATAAGCAAGTATACGTGCGAGGCAAAGAATAGTCACAAGAAAAGCCTGGTCAGTGAAAAACTCAACGCTACTGTCATAG tgcCTGTTTCGAGGCCGACTCTGACCGTCATCCCCCCCTTGCCCGAAATCTCTGAGGGAGATCATCTTTATTTGATATGTGGTACCCAAGGCACCCCGCCGGTAACCTTTAAGTGGTACCGTGTTGGAAACAAACAGCCGCTGTTCACCACCACCTCCAACAACAATCACACAAACTACCAGGTCTCCGGGTTGACCAAACAGCACAGCGGCACCTACTACTGTGAGGCCGTCAACCACGCCAACAATGCTGTCAGCAGCGAGTTGGTCGACATAGAGG tTAACCTGGCAACGTGGAAGAAAGCTTTGATCGGGGGGTTCTGTCTGCTGGTGGTCTCGGTGCTGGTGGTGGTACTTGTGCTGTGCTTCAGATCcaagagag GTAAAAGAGAAGCAGCTGCTGAATTGTCAGT AAAGCCTTCGAGCCCTAAATCAGATGACTCTTTAAGATTGAATCTAACCCACGACACAGAGGTTTATAAAGCAGCCACAG TGAGAGTGGACAAAGCAGTCACCAGTGTGTGGAGCGAGCGACCGCCTGAAGAAG CCAATGACGAGGAGACCAGCATGGTGTCCAACGAGCCTGATGTGGAGTACACTGAGGTAGTGCATCCCCGGGCAGCAGATTCTGCCAAAG tTCCGCTGAGAAAAGGCACAGACACTGTGTACAGCGAGCTCCAAAACGCTCCACATG GTGCTGCTGACCATCATGACTAT GGTTCAGTAGAATACGCTGAGCTCAACGGGGAACAACCTGAGATCAATCACTGCAGTCCAGAGGTCAACAACTACCAGGACCTGCCGGTGCCGGTGGATTAA
- the pecam1b gene encoding platelet endothelial cell adhesion molecule isoform X9, with product MGLLLLLTSTLLSSYFHPWRVVDAQALFTIKGITLSIEPSDDVIRDTSVILKCQAVVSSSGQEPLSRHYTIYKDGEEVYTKTSSTSEDLLYRLPEARVSNTGKYKCQITIEDKKMISDFKRLTVTGLSVPEVHLNKAVISEGEEVTARCMAPGETGSIIFYFYEDSKEILEKKVNSNQTEVKHRFNSVGIHKVHCAYTVLVMPDSFKSKDSNTVPISVKEYPITLVLDISPTYKIYEGDRLDISCTIIKSQHSSQSIQLFLSQGTQLLRSESTKTKVSHNMTALAKNSGEFECRLVMGNVVKVATKTISVTELFSVPILTMSPAEVFEKEYMKLTCKSESFASEKLRREELIYSLDPSKNALSQNNGEFSGLALQHDLNYTCIARAKGIVKHSNTLTVRPKVPVSNPKISVVDKVVLKQPFKILCKSDNGSLPINYTLLKDKSQLSTISVKLPIQKALFTVTVTHTDEISKYTCEAKNSHKKSLVSEKLNATVIVPVSRPTLTVIPPLPEISEGDHLYLICGTQGTPPVTFKWYRVGNKQPLFTTTSNNNHTNYQVSGLTKQHSGTYYCEAVNHANNAVSSELVDIEVNLATWKKALIGGFCLLVVSVLVVVLVLCFRSKRGKREAAAELSVESGQSSHQCVERATA from the exons ATGGGCCTCCTACTACTGCTCACCTCCACGCTCCTGTCCAGCT ACTTCCATCCATGGAGAGTGGTGGACGCGCAGGCAT TATTCACAATAAAAGGCATCACCCTATCCATCGAGCccagtgatgatgtcattcGAGACACCAGTGTGATACTGAAATGCCAGGCCGTTGTCAGCAGCTCAGGGCAGGAGCCACTGAGTCGTCATTACACCATATACAAGGACGGGGAAGAAGTCTACACCAAGACATCCAGCACCTCGGAGGATCTTCTGTACCGACTGCCCGAGGCCAGAGTCTCCAACACCGGCAAATATAAGTGCCAGATCACCATTGAGGACAAAAAGATGATCAGCGATTTTAAGAGACTCACAGTAACAG GCCTGTCAGTACCAGAGGTCCACCTTAACAAGGCTGTGATCAGTGAGGGGGAGGAGGTAACAGCCAGGTGCATGGCACCTGGTGAGACAGGCTCCATCATTTTCTACTTCTACGAAGACTCCAAAGAGATCTTGGAGAAGAAGGTCAACTCCAACCAGACTGAGGTGAAGCATCGCTTCAACAGCGTTGGCATCCACAAAGTTCACTGTGCCTACACTGTCCTCGTGATGCCAGACTCCTTCAAGTCCAAAGATAGCAACACTGTCCCCATTTCAGTCAAAG AGTATCCCATCACACTGGTTTTGGACATTTCCCCTACGTACAAGATCTATGAAGGAGACAGACTCGACATCTCGTGCACCATCATAAAGTCTCAGCATAGCTCTCAAAGTATCCAACTGTTCTTGAGCCAGGGGACCCAACTTCTCCGCAGTGAAAGCACTAAAACCAAAGTCAGCCACAACATGACCGCACTGGCAAAGAACTCAGGGGAGTTTGAGTGCAGATTAGTGATGGGAAATGTAGTGAAAGTTGCCACGAAGACGATTTCAGTGACAG AGCTGTTTTCAGTGCCCATTCTCACCATGTCTCCTGCTGAAGTCTTTGAAAAGGAATATATGAAACTAACCTGCAAAAGTGAAAGCTTTGCCTCTGAAAAACTCCGCAGGGAAGAGTTGATATACTCTCTGGATCCATCCAAAAACGCACTGAGCCAAAACAATGGGGAATTTTCTGGCTTGGCCCTGCAGCATGATTTGAACTATACCTGCATAGCTCGAGCCAAGGGCATCGTGAAACACAGTAACACCCTGACTGTTCGTCCTAAAG tTCCTGTCTCCAATCCAAAGATCTCGGTGGTTGACAAGGTGGTCCTCAAACAGCCCTTCAAGATACTCTGTAAGTCGGACAATGGCAGCCTGCCAATAAACTACACCTTGCTGAAGGACAAAAGCCAACTGAGCACCATCAGCGTCAAGCTGCCCATTCAAAAAGCGCTCTTCACAGTCACCGTCACCCATACTGATGAAATAAGCAAGTATACGTGCGAGGCAAAGAATAGTCACAAGAAAAGCCTGGTCAGTGAAAAACTCAACGCTACTGTCATAG tgcCTGTTTCGAGGCCGACTCTGACCGTCATCCCCCCCTTGCCCGAAATCTCTGAGGGAGATCATCTTTATTTGATATGTGGTACCCAAGGCACCCCGCCGGTAACCTTTAAGTGGTACCGTGTTGGAAACAAACAGCCGCTGTTCACCACCACCTCCAACAACAATCACACAAACTACCAGGTCTCCGGGTTGACCAAACAGCACAGCGGCACCTACTACTGTGAGGCCGTCAACCACGCCAACAATGCTGTCAGCAGCGAGTTGGTCGACATAGAGG tTAACCTGGCAACGTGGAAGAAAGCTTTGATCGGGGGGTTCTGTCTGCTGGTGGTCTCGGTGCTGGTGGTGGTACTTGTGCTGTGCTTCAGATCcaagagag GTAAAAGAGAAGCAGCTGCTGAATTGTCAGT TGAGAGTGGACAAAGCAGTCACCAGTGTGTGGAGCGAGCGACCGCCTGA
- the pecam1b gene encoding platelet endothelial cell adhesion molecule isoform X4: MGLLLLLTSTLLSSYFHPWRVVDAQALFTIKGITLSIEPSDDVIRDTSVILKCQAVVSSSGQEPLSRHYTIYKDGEEVYTKTSSTSEDLLYRLPEARVSNTGKYKCQITIEDKKMISDFKRLTVTGLSVPEVHLNKAVISEGEEVTARCMAPGETGSIIFYFYEDSKEILEKKVNSNQTEVKHRFNSVGIHKVHCAYTVLVMPDSFKSKDSNTVPISVKEYPITLVLDISPTYKIYEGDRLDISCTIIKSQHSSQSIQLFLSQGTQLLRSESTKTKVSHNMTALAKNSGEFECRLVMGNVVKVATKTISVTELFSVPILTMSPAEVFEKEYMKLTCKSESFASEKLRREELIYSLDPSKNALSQNNGEFSGLALQHDLNYTCIARAKGIVKHSNTLTVRPKVPVSNPKISVVDKVVLKQPFKILCKSDNGSLPINYTLLKDKSQLSTISVKLPIQKALFTVTVTHTDEISKYTCEAKNSHKKSLVSEKLNATVIVPVSRPTLTVIPPLPEISEGDHLYLICGTQGTPPVTFKWYRVGNKQPLFTTTSNNNHTNYQVSGLTKQHSGTYYCEAVNHANNAVSSELVDIEVNLATWKKALIGGFCLLVVSVLVVVLVLCFRSKRVRVDKAVTSVWSERPPEEANDEETSMVSNEPDVEYTEVVHPRAADSAKVPLRKGTDTVYSELQNAPHGAADHHDYGSVEYAELNGEQPEINHCSPEVNNYQDLPVPVD, encoded by the exons ATGGGCCTCCTACTACTGCTCACCTCCACGCTCCTGTCCAGCT ACTTCCATCCATGGAGAGTGGTGGACGCGCAGGCAT TATTCACAATAAAAGGCATCACCCTATCCATCGAGCccagtgatgatgtcattcGAGACACCAGTGTGATACTGAAATGCCAGGCCGTTGTCAGCAGCTCAGGGCAGGAGCCACTGAGTCGTCATTACACCATATACAAGGACGGGGAAGAAGTCTACACCAAGACATCCAGCACCTCGGAGGATCTTCTGTACCGACTGCCCGAGGCCAGAGTCTCCAACACCGGCAAATATAAGTGCCAGATCACCATTGAGGACAAAAAGATGATCAGCGATTTTAAGAGACTCACAGTAACAG GCCTGTCAGTACCAGAGGTCCACCTTAACAAGGCTGTGATCAGTGAGGGGGAGGAGGTAACAGCCAGGTGCATGGCACCTGGTGAGACAGGCTCCATCATTTTCTACTTCTACGAAGACTCCAAAGAGATCTTGGAGAAGAAGGTCAACTCCAACCAGACTGAGGTGAAGCATCGCTTCAACAGCGTTGGCATCCACAAAGTTCACTGTGCCTACACTGTCCTCGTGATGCCAGACTCCTTCAAGTCCAAAGATAGCAACACTGTCCCCATTTCAGTCAAAG AGTATCCCATCACACTGGTTTTGGACATTTCCCCTACGTACAAGATCTATGAAGGAGACAGACTCGACATCTCGTGCACCATCATAAAGTCTCAGCATAGCTCTCAAAGTATCCAACTGTTCTTGAGCCAGGGGACCCAACTTCTCCGCAGTGAAAGCACTAAAACCAAAGTCAGCCACAACATGACCGCACTGGCAAAGAACTCAGGGGAGTTTGAGTGCAGATTAGTGATGGGAAATGTAGTGAAAGTTGCCACGAAGACGATTTCAGTGACAG AGCTGTTTTCAGTGCCCATTCTCACCATGTCTCCTGCTGAAGTCTTTGAAAAGGAATATATGAAACTAACCTGCAAAAGTGAAAGCTTTGCCTCTGAAAAACTCCGCAGGGAAGAGTTGATATACTCTCTGGATCCATCCAAAAACGCACTGAGCCAAAACAATGGGGAATTTTCTGGCTTGGCCCTGCAGCATGATTTGAACTATACCTGCATAGCTCGAGCCAAGGGCATCGTGAAACACAGTAACACCCTGACTGTTCGTCCTAAAG tTCCTGTCTCCAATCCAAAGATCTCGGTGGTTGACAAGGTGGTCCTCAAACAGCCCTTCAAGATACTCTGTAAGTCGGACAATGGCAGCCTGCCAATAAACTACACCTTGCTGAAGGACAAAAGCCAACTGAGCACCATCAGCGTCAAGCTGCCCATTCAAAAAGCGCTCTTCACAGTCACCGTCACCCATACTGATGAAATAAGCAAGTATACGTGCGAGGCAAAGAATAGTCACAAGAAAAGCCTGGTCAGTGAAAAACTCAACGCTACTGTCATAG tgcCTGTTTCGAGGCCGACTCTGACCGTCATCCCCCCCTTGCCCGAAATCTCTGAGGGAGATCATCTTTATTTGATATGTGGTACCCAAGGCACCCCGCCGGTAACCTTTAAGTGGTACCGTGTTGGAAACAAACAGCCGCTGTTCACCACCACCTCCAACAACAATCACACAAACTACCAGGTCTCCGGGTTGACCAAACAGCACAGCGGCACCTACTACTGTGAGGCCGTCAACCACGCCAACAATGCTGTCAGCAGCGAGTTGGTCGACATAGAGG tTAACCTGGCAACGTGGAAGAAAGCTTTGATCGGGGGGTTCTGTCTGCTGGTGGTCTCGGTGCTGGTGGTGGTACTTGTGCTGTGCTTCAGATCcaagagag TGAGAGTGGACAAAGCAGTCACCAGTGTGTGGAGCGAGCGACCGCCTGAAGAAG CCAATGACGAGGAGACCAGCATGGTGTCCAACGAGCCTGATGTGGAGTACACTGAGGTAGTGCATCCCCGGGCAGCAGATTCTGCCAAAG tTCCGCTGAGAAAAGGCACAGACACTGTGTACAGCGAGCTCCAAAACGCTCCACATG GTGCTGCTGACCATCATGACTAT GGTTCAGTAGAATACGCTGAGCTCAACGGGGAACAACCTGAGATCAATCACTGCAGTCCAGAGGTCAACAACTACCAGGACCTGCCGGTGCCGGTGGATTAA
- the pecam1b gene encoding platelet endothelial cell adhesion molecule isoform X1: MGLLLLLTSTLLSSYFHPWRVVDAQALFTIKGITLSIEPSDDVIRDTSVILKCQAVVSSSGQEPLSRHYTIYKDGEEVYTKTSSTSEDLLYRLPEARVSNTGKYKCQITIEDKKMISDFKRLTVTGLSVPEVHLNKAVISEGEEVTARCMAPGETGSIIFYFYEDSKEILEKKVNSNQTEVKHRFNSVGIHKVHCAYTVLVMPDSFKSKDSNTVPISVKEYPITLVLDISPTYKIYEGDRLDISCTIIKSQHSSQSIQLFLSQGTQLLRSESTKTKVSHNMTALAKNSGEFECRLVMGNVVKVATKTISVTELFSVPILTMSPAEVFEKEYMKLTCKSESFASEKLRREELIYSLDPSKNALSQNNGEFSGLALQHDLNYTCIARAKGIVKHSNTLTVRPKVPVSNPKISVVDKVVLKQPFKILCKSDNGSLPINYTLLKDKSQLSTISVKLPIQKALFTVTVTHTDEISKYTCEAKNSHKKSLVSEKLNATVIVPVSRPTLTVIPPLPEISEGDHLYLICGTQGTPPVTFKWYRVGNKQPLFTTTSNNNHTNYQVSGLTKQHSGTYYCEAVNHANNAVSSELVDIEVNLATWKKALIGGFCLLVVSVLVVVLVLCFRSKRGKREAAAELSVKPSSPKSDDSLRLNLTHDTEVYKAATVRVDKAVTSVWSERPPEEAANDEETSMVSNEPDVEYTEVVHPRAADSAKVPLRKGTDTVYSELQNAPHGAADHHDYGSVEYAELNGEQPEINHCSPEVNNYQDLPVPVD, translated from the exons ATGGGCCTCCTACTACTGCTCACCTCCACGCTCCTGTCCAGCT ACTTCCATCCATGGAGAGTGGTGGACGCGCAGGCAT TATTCACAATAAAAGGCATCACCCTATCCATCGAGCccagtgatgatgtcattcGAGACACCAGTGTGATACTGAAATGCCAGGCCGTTGTCAGCAGCTCAGGGCAGGAGCCACTGAGTCGTCATTACACCATATACAAGGACGGGGAAGAAGTCTACACCAAGACATCCAGCACCTCGGAGGATCTTCTGTACCGACTGCCCGAGGCCAGAGTCTCCAACACCGGCAAATATAAGTGCCAGATCACCATTGAGGACAAAAAGATGATCAGCGATTTTAAGAGACTCACAGTAACAG GCCTGTCAGTACCAGAGGTCCACCTTAACAAGGCTGTGATCAGTGAGGGGGAGGAGGTAACAGCCAGGTGCATGGCACCTGGTGAGACAGGCTCCATCATTTTCTACTTCTACGAAGACTCCAAAGAGATCTTGGAGAAGAAGGTCAACTCCAACCAGACTGAGGTGAAGCATCGCTTCAACAGCGTTGGCATCCACAAAGTTCACTGTGCCTACACTGTCCTCGTGATGCCAGACTCCTTCAAGTCCAAAGATAGCAACACTGTCCCCATTTCAGTCAAAG AGTATCCCATCACACTGGTTTTGGACATTTCCCCTACGTACAAGATCTATGAAGGAGACAGACTCGACATCTCGTGCACCATCATAAAGTCTCAGCATAGCTCTCAAAGTATCCAACTGTTCTTGAGCCAGGGGACCCAACTTCTCCGCAGTGAAAGCACTAAAACCAAAGTCAGCCACAACATGACCGCACTGGCAAAGAACTCAGGGGAGTTTGAGTGCAGATTAGTGATGGGAAATGTAGTGAAAGTTGCCACGAAGACGATTTCAGTGACAG AGCTGTTTTCAGTGCCCATTCTCACCATGTCTCCTGCTGAAGTCTTTGAAAAGGAATATATGAAACTAACCTGCAAAAGTGAAAGCTTTGCCTCTGAAAAACTCCGCAGGGAAGAGTTGATATACTCTCTGGATCCATCCAAAAACGCACTGAGCCAAAACAATGGGGAATTTTCTGGCTTGGCCCTGCAGCATGATTTGAACTATACCTGCATAGCTCGAGCCAAGGGCATCGTGAAACACAGTAACACCCTGACTGTTCGTCCTAAAG tTCCTGTCTCCAATCCAAAGATCTCGGTGGTTGACAAGGTGGTCCTCAAACAGCCCTTCAAGATACTCTGTAAGTCGGACAATGGCAGCCTGCCAATAAACTACACCTTGCTGAAGGACAAAAGCCAACTGAGCACCATCAGCGTCAAGCTGCCCATTCAAAAAGCGCTCTTCACAGTCACCGTCACCCATACTGATGAAATAAGCAAGTATACGTGCGAGGCAAAGAATAGTCACAAGAAAAGCCTGGTCAGTGAAAAACTCAACGCTACTGTCATAG tgcCTGTTTCGAGGCCGACTCTGACCGTCATCCCCCCCTTGCCCGAAATCTCTGAGGGAGATCATCTTTATTTGATATGTGGTACCCAAGGCACCCCGCCGGTAACCTTTAAGTGGTACCGTGTTGGAAACAAACAGCCGCTGTTCACCACCACCTCCAACAACAATCACACAAACTACCAGGTCTCCGGGTTGACCAAACAGCACAGCGGCACCTACTACTGTGAGGCCGTCAACCACGCCAACAATGCTGTCAGCAGCGAGTTGGTCGACATAGAGG tTAACCTGGCAACGTGGAAGAAAGCTTTGATCGGGGGGTTCTGTCTGCTGGTGGTCTCGGTGCTGGTGGTGGTACTTGTGCTGTGCTTCAGATCcaagagag GTAAAAGAGAAGCAGCTGCTGAATTGTCAGT AAAGCCTTCGAGCCCTAAATCAGATGACTCTTTAAGATTGAATCTAACCCACGACACAGAGGTTTATAAAGCAGCCACAG TGAGAGTGGACAAAGCAGTCACCAGTGTGTGGAGCGAGCGACCGCCTGAAGAAG CAGCCAATGACGAGGAGACCAGCATGGTGTCCAACGAGCCTGATGTGGAGTACACTGAGGTAGTGCATCCCCGGGCAGCAGATTCTGCCAAAG tTCCGCTGAGAAAAGGCACAGACACTGTGTACAGCGAGCTCCAAAACGCTCCACATG GTGCTGCTGACCATCATGACTAT GGTTCAGTAGAATACGCTGAGCTCAACGGGGAACAACCTGAGATCAATCACTGCAGTCCAGAGGTCAACAACTACCAGGACCTGCCGGTGCCGGTGGATTAA